A single Argentina anserina chromosome 7, drPotAnse1.1, whole genome shotgun sequence DNA region contains:
- the LOC126803747 gene encoding uncharacterized protein LOC126803747: protein MEAVVEMPLCMMCLHSYINTITKNFPGASQVTMYMGRDVPTVIVYRIPGVDFIGYEPPAANHMYHRKRERAEVRNEGIVDSTSEDEIDIEDEEENETDSEDGDEDEMDLEDEDGDGEEVDRVIVINRKRVWSQMMDEDEMDPQDYGGDEMEQEDGDEDEMGPQDNGGDEMEQEDGNGDEDEMGPKNGAEDEMDAGDGDGDENGER, encoded by the coding sequence ATGGAGGCTGTAGTGGAGATGCCCCTTTGCATGATGTGTTTGCATAGCTACATCAACACGATCACGAAGAATTTCCCAGGGGCGAGTCAAGTGACAATGTACATGGGGAGAGATGTGCCTACTGTTATTGTGTATAGAATCCCGGGGGTAGATTTCATAGGATATGAGCCTCCCGCGGCTAACCACATGTATCATCGAAAGCGAGAGAGGGCTGAAGTGAGGAATGAAGGTATCGTGGACAGTACCAGtgaagatgaaattgatattgaagatgaagaagaaaatgagacgGATTCAGAAGatggagatgaagatgaaatggatttagaagatgaagatggagaTGGAGAAGAAGTTGACAGAGTAATTGTCATTAACCGAAAGCGAGTGTGGTCTCAGATGATGGATGAGGATGAAATGGATCCTCAAGATTATGGTGGAGATGAAATGGAACAGGAAGatggagatgaagatgaaatggGTCCTCAAGATaatggtggagatgaaatGGAACAGGAAGATGGAAatggagatgaagatgaaatggGTCCCAAAAATGGAGCTGAAGATGAAATGGATGCAGGAGATGGAGATGGAGATGAAAATGGAGAGAGATGA
- the LOC126803285 gene encoding LIM domain-containing protein WLIM2b encodes MSFIGTQQKCKACSKTVYPVEELSADGVSYHKSCFKCTHCKGTLKLSNYSSMEGVLYCKPHFEQLFKETGNFNKNFQSPAKSAEKLTPELTRSPSKAAGMFSGTQEKCATCGKTAYPLEKVTVESQAYHKSCFKCSHGGCPITPSNYAALEGILYCKHHFSQLFKEKGSYNHLIKSASIKRAAAATATAAAAAVASIPEA; translated from the exons ATGTCTTTCATTGGCACCCAACAGAAATGCAAGGCTTGTTCAAAGACGGTTTACCCAGTTGAGGAGCTATCTGCAGATGGGGTTTCTTACCACAAGTCTTGCTTCAAGTGCACTCACTGCAAAGGAACTTTGAAG TTAAGCAATTATTCTTCAATGGAAGGTGTTCTGTACTGTAAGCCTCACTTTGAGCAACTCTTCAAGGAAACTGGGAACTTCAACAAGAACTTCCAGTCAC CTGCAAAGTCAGCTGAGAAGCTAACTCCAGAACTG ACTAGGTCACCCAGCAAAGCTGCTGGTATGTTTTCTGGCACACAAGAAAAATGTGCTACTTGTGGTAAAACTGCGTATCCACTAGAGAAG GTGACAGTGGAGAGCCAGGCCTATCACAAGTCGTGTTTCAAGTGTTCTCATGGCGGGTGTCCTATTACTCCATCAAATTATGCAGCCCTGGAAGGAATTTTATACTGCAAGCACCATTTCTCCCAGCTTTTCAAGGAGAAGGGGAGCTACAACCATCTTATTAAGTCTGCATCAATCAAGCgcgcagcagcagcaacagcaACAGCAGCTGCTGCAGCAGTTGCCAGCATTCCAGAAGCCTAA